In Brassica napus cultivar Da-Ae chromosome A3, Da-Ae, whole genome shotgun sequence, the sequence GTACATTttgaagcacattgaggttAAGAGATCCTGGAGCTTCTCGTAGTTTGATCTCTGCGCTTCGACGGTTGTGTCCCATCCTTTCCAACGGTTCTCGTAGTTGACTGGGGGACCGGATAGGACCCAGAAGCCACCGGGTCTTAGGATACGGTGAACCTCCAGGAGATAGACTCCACCTGAAGTCAGCAGCAAAGAGAAAAATACTTACATGAGTTTTCATCGTATTATCAGATAATGATTAAATGGGtagccgacaaaaaaaaaattagaaaatcaaGATAGCTCTTCATTACCAAACTCAGTCCATGGAATAAGGCATCTTGAGCAATGAGCCATGTCGAATGAGTTTGAAGGGAAAGGGAGGCGTTGAGTTGAAATGATGCCGAGTATCGCAGGGATACCACGTTCTAGAGCAAACTGGACTTGAGCTTCGTGGTTATCTCTTGGGGCGAGTGACACCGTGAGGATACCACGGTCCAATAAGTCTCCTCCCCAGCTTGCAACCTTTAAAACAGAGCAAAAATGTAAAAAGTTGAAGAAAAGGAACCTCTAATGTTTTAAGTTGAAATTTCAAGAAAATGTATAAACTCACCCCACAGCCAGTGTCAATGGCAGTTCGTATAGTCCCATCTTTCATTTCAGGGATCAGGTCTTGCATTAAATCGACGTAAGCACTAACTCCATTTGGAAACATTGTGCCTCCACCAGGGAAATGGAATTTATCACCCTCTTTCTTTAGCCAATGCTGgttagatttttgtttgttaatccAATCATATGGCACATTCCTGAAATTAAATCACATCAAATTGTCACTTAACTTTAAATATGTGAGGACAGGAGAGATCTAGAGAAGCAATATTTACCTGTACCAACATTCATTTTTACTCTTAGGCCATCTTATTGGTGACTTATACCCATTAGGAGGAGGGACTAGACATTGCTTTCTATCAAACACAGGAGGACAATGACGTTCCATGAAAGTAAGCCTGTGAGTACCATACTTCTTCCATTTCTACCACCAtgccaaaattgaaaaataaaaaaaaattagctaaatatatttttcaagatTGATCAAGGACTAAAGTATACTTAAGAAAATTGAGTGTACCCTTGGATCCGTGCAGGGAGTGTAATCTTGGTAGTCACTACTGCACTCTGGAAAAGAAACAGATTTGACTTGAGGAGAGTTATCAACAACATCCAAGGAAGATCCAGCTTTTGCAACATCGTTGACTTGGAGTTTGTTCTTTCCACAGTAAAGTCCACCAAGATAGAAAGAAAGCCCACATAGCAGAATCAGTAAGACTGTCTTGGGCAAGATCTTTGTTGAACCTCTCTCAGCTTTCTCGTACTTGTCATCGTTATCCTTCATCGCCTTTGGACTGAATTAAAGatataaatagaattttttcttttgttagaaACTTGACAACACCAGCAAAAAACCAAGAACTAGCCGTAGTCAAGAACAAATATAACAATAACTCATGTAAAAGGTCAAAACAACAGTTTGGATCAAGAAATGACTAGACAAGTACAGCATGAAACACTGCCATTACCAAAAGAAATTTTACTAAAGAGGAAAGATAACTTTTTGGGTAAATCTTGAATAAACAAATGATGGGACAGACACTCTTTTGACAAATGAGTGACTTGAGGAAACAAAAGGACGTAGAGATCTAATAAAGGGACAAAACAACAACGTTGCCGACATATAGAGAGTGTTGCTTTAATGTTAATCACATGGTGTTTGGGTCCCAGATTCGACCGCCATAAGAGCATCAGCATTAGTGAACCCCTTGGAAGGGGTTCACAaagcatttttttattattattttttttctgtttatttttgtttttaaaaaaaaaaaaaaaaaaaaaaatttataaccgGACCAaccgcgggccgccacgtgtcgtggggcccgcgctacagtgatgaTCCGGGTTCAGTGCAGTGAACTTCTAAGAAGGAGGTTCAttgcttttgtttattttaatattttttttttttcgaaaactgTGTGAACTCCccatggagttcactaatgcAGATGCTCTAACATGCTCTATCAAAGTAACAAACTCAAGGAGgacaaaaaacaattagatggataataaataataaatgcaTACACatgaatgattttattttgtcaCTGACACATGAATGATTTAGAAAATAGAGATAACGTTTGAAAGTGTTTCTTCAGTTTCGCATTTAAAACTCTAAAAGCTTGCAGACAGCTAAAAAGGCACAAAGGGGAGTCAGGGGAAGAGAACTAGCATTAATCATTACTTGGCAGACACGGAAAGTCTTTAatctttttgtattttacacaTACAGTAAAACCAGAGAAAGCAATAGATGAAGACGAAACACACAGAAAATTAACAATGAATGAGTCAGTACTCACACACGAAAACAAAACTTAATGATATGCAATCAAACGAACACAAATGAAGAAGAACCACGGATAAAACTTTAGATCTGGTTTAACCTTGGCTTGAACTAGAATAGAAAATCAATGAAGAACACAAATTAAAAACGAAGTATGTAATTACCGTAGATAATAATTCTAATGGTCTCCTAGAATTCCTGAGGAGAGGATTTTCTGGCGACGGGGAGAGACTTcaattctctctctttttcgattttttttttctgaaaaaatccaatgaaaaaaatatattatgggGAGAGAGATGAAAGATTGCAGAGAAGCTAATGTTAACATATATAGCTTCTTGGGTGTACAcacaattattaattattttcttttttttcccgTTCACTCTGTGTCTCTCCTTTCGTTTTCTATCTTTTTCGTTAGTTTAATTCTGACTATTATTTTCCACTTAATTTCACTGTTTGTTTTTATCTAAATAATAGTCACATGTTGTGTTCTTTATTACGATTCAATACTATTCTCTACCAAAATACTTCCGGTGGATATAACTAATTTCTAATGAGAATATTACCACACACTAAAACAAAActgtaaattataaattatcgagaacaataacaaaacaaaaaagaaaagctctctaGAAACAAACGCTCTAAAAACAAACTCAGGAAACCTTGTTCAGCTCCGGTGTCCGGCGTCCTCAGCTGGTACCGGAGGCGCTCTGTTTCTTTCCTTTAGATCTATGCTCCgccctcttctttctctctccctcCGATATGCTATTGACTCTGGCGAAGGGATACGTCGACGGCCTCCTGCTCCGCTCGAGAGGTTCGCAGATCCGGTGACAAGGTCCTTCCCTGGAGCCACGGCGAGGTAGGTTGACAGCGTTAGAGCACGGAGTCGGCTTTTTAGGG encodes:
- the LOC106440314 gene encoding probable methyltransferase PMT21 isoform X2 is translated as MKDNDDKYEKAERGSTKILPKTVLLILLCGLSFYLGGLYCGKNKLQVNDVAKAGSSLDVVDNSPQVKSVSFPECSSDYQDYTPCTDPRKWKKYGTHRLTFMERHCPPVFDRKQCLVPPPNGYKSPIRWPKSKNECWYRNVPYDWINKQKSNQHWLKKEGDKFHFPGGGTMFPNGVSAYVDLMQDLIPEMKDGTIRTAIDTGCGVASWGGDLLDRGILTVSLAPRDNHEAQVQFALERGIPAILGIISTQRLPFPSNSFDMAHCSRCLIPWTEFGGVYLLEVHRILRPGGFWVLSGPPVNYENRWKGWDTTVEAQRSNYEKLQDLLTSMCFKMYAKKDDIAVWQKSSDNTCYNKLSNDPDAYPPKCDDSLEPDSAWYTPIRPCVVVPSPKLKKTGLESTPKWPQRLHATPERISDVPGGNGGLFKRDGSKWKARAKHYKKLLPAVGSDKIRNVMDMNTAYGGLAAALVDDPLWVMNVVSSYAANTLPVVFDRGLIGTYHDW
- the LOC106440314 gene encoding probable methyltransferase PMT21 isoform X1; translation: MKDNDDKYEKAERGSTKILPKTVLLILLCGLSFYLGGLYCGKNKLQVNDVAKAGSSLDVVDNSPQVKSVSFPECSSDYQDYTPCTDPRKWKKYGTHRLTFMERHCPPVFDRKQCLVPPPNGYKSPIRWPKSKNECWYRNVPYDWINKQKSNQHWLKKEGDKFHFPGGGTMFPNGVSAYVDLMQDLIPEMKDGTIRTAIDTGCGVASWGGDLLDRGILTVSLAPRDNHEAQVQFALERGIPAILGIISTQRLPFPSNSFDMAHCSRCLIPWTEFGGVYLLEVHRILRPGGFWVLSGPPVNYENRWKGWDTTVEAQRSNYEKLQDLLTSMCFKMYAKKDDIAVWQKSSDNTCYNKLSNDPDAYPPKCDDSLEPDSAWYTPIRPCVVVPSPKLKKTGLESTPKWPQRLHATPERISDVPGGNGGLFKRDGSKWKARAKHYKKLLPAVGSDKIRNVMDMNTAYGGLAAALVDDPLWVMNVVSSYAANTLPVVFDRGLIGTYHDWCEAFSTYPRTYDLLHVDGLFTSESQRCEMKYVMLEMDRILRPNGYAIIRESSYFVDNIASVAKGLRWSCRKEQTESESENEKLLICQKKLWYSSNATSETK